A window of Gouania willdenowi chromosome 12, fGouWil2.1, whole genome shotgun sequence contains these coding sequences:
- the LOC114473712 gene encoding transcription factor 7-like 1-D gives MEYISFPNDEWMQTREQQGFAQLEQFLFHWPEDLGYGDQQDGSQYGAEQNGGQQHQGSTTDDNVLYGAPDTEEIRSFTTLLNVDHWSLENPDPIPNVAPQWTDLQTFTPPANAEHAMTYDGIPVYTLECNTASIFGEENGKNYVPPVQTVSPVKPPVSQKVKKPQEKKVAQGPYVKKPLNAFMLFLKENRKSAEEELGVRTSAAVNKLLGQRWKSLSAMEKKKFTAGAKLGYSLHSAENPDWSNKLNYVSVLCRHVDTSTLKGKKRKRIRTKP, from the exons GAACAGTTTCTTTTTCACTGGCCTGAAGACCTGGGGTACGGGGATCAACAGGATGGAAGCCAGTACGGGGCTGAACAGAATGGGGGCCAACAACATCAGGGCTCCACAACTGATGATAATGTTTTGTATGGGGCCCCAGACACTGAGGAAATCAGAAGCTTCACCACCTTGTTGAATGTTGATCACTGGTCCTTAGAAAATCCTGATCCCATTCCTAATGTGGCCCCACAATGGACTGACCTCCAAACCTTCACCCCCCCGGCTAATGCTGAGCATGCAATGACA TATGATGGAATCCCAGTGTACACCCTAGAGTGTAATACAGCCTCCATTTTTGGAGAAGA GAATGGGAAAAACTATGTGCCCCCAGTGCAGACAGTGTCCCCAGTGAAGCCCCCAGTCTCACA AAAGGTGAAGAAGCCTCAGGAGAAGAAGGTGGCACAGGGACCATATGTCAAAAAGCCCCTCAACGCCTTCATGCTCTTCCTGAAGGAGAACAGGAAGTCTGCAGAGGAGGAGCTGGGTGTGAGGACGAGCGCTGCAGTCAATAAACTCCTCGGTCAACGG TGGAAATCATTGTCCGCCATGGAAAAAAAGAAGTTCACTGCTGGGGCCAAACTGGGTTATTCACTCCACTCTGCTGAGAATCCTGACTGGTCCAACAAACTCAATTATGTAAGTGTACTCTGCAGACATGTTGATACATCAACCTTAAAG ggaaaaaagaggaaacgaATCCGAACCAAACCATGA
- the LOC114473714 gene encoding transcription factor 7-like 1-C has product MGKTMCPQCRQCPQKVKKLQEKKVAQGPYVKKPLNAFMLFLKENRKSAEEELGVRTSAAVNKLLGQRWKSLSAMEKKKFTAGAKLGYSLHSAENPDWSNKLNYGKKRRRIRTKP; this is encoded by the exons ATGGGAAAAACTATGTGCCCACAGTGCAGACAGTGTCCCCA AAAGGTGAAGAAGCTTCAGGAGAAGAAGGTGGCACAGGGACCATATGTCAAAAAGCCCCTCAACGCCTTCATGCTCTTCCTGAAGGAGAACAGGAAGTCTGCAGAGGAGGAGCTGGGTGTGAGGACGAGCGCTGCAGTCAATAAACTCCTCGGTCAACGG TGGAAATCATTGTCCGCCATGGAAAAAAAGAAGTTCACTGCTGGGGCCAAATTGGGTTATTCACTCCACTCTGCTGAGAATCCTGACTGGTCCAACAAACTCAATTAT GGAAAAAAGAGGAGACGAATCCGAACCAAACCATGA
- the LOC114473740 gene encoding transcription factor 7-like 1-D gives MEYISFPNDEWMQTREQQGFAQLEQFLFHWPEDLGYGDQQDGSQYGAEQNGGQQHQGSTTDDNVLYGAPDTEEIRSFTTLLNVDHWSLENPDPIPNVAPQWTDLQTFTPPANAEHAMTYDGIPVYTLECNTASIFGEENGKNYVPPVQTVSPVKPPVSQKVKKPQEKKVAQGPYVKKPLNAFMLFLKENRKSAEEELGVRTSAAVNKLLGQRWKSLSAMEKKKFTAGAKLGYSLHSAENPDWSNKLNYGKKRRRIRTKP, from the exons ATGGAGTATATTTCATTCCCTAATGATGAGTGGATGCAGACCAGAGAGCAACAGGGGTTTGCTCAGCTG GAACAGTTTCTTTTTCACTGGCCTGAAGACCTGGGGTACGGGGATCAACAGGATGGAAGCCAGTACGGGGCTGAACAGAATGGGGGCCAACAACATCAGGGCTCCACAACTGATGATAATGTTTTGTATGGGGCCCCAGACACTGAGGAAATCAGAAGCTTCACCACCTTGTTGAATGTTGATCACTGGTCCTTAGAAAATCCTGATCCCATTCCTAATGTGGCCCCACAATGGACTGACCTCCAAACCTTCACCCCCCCGGCTAATGCTGAGCATGCAATGACA TATGATGGAATCCCAGTGTACACCCTAGAGTGTAATACAGCCTCCATTTTTGGAGAAGA GAATGGGAAAAACTATGTGCCCCCAGTGCAGACAGTGTCCCCAGTGAAGCCCCCAGTGTCACA AAAGGTGAAGAAGCCTCAGGAGAAGAAGGTGGCACAGGGACCATATGTCAAAAAGCCCCTCAACGCCTTCATGCTCTTCCTGAAGGAGAACAGGAAGTCTGCAGAGGAGGAGCTGGGTGTGAGGACGAGCGCTGCAGTCAATAAACTCCTCGGTCAACGG TGGAAATCATTGTCCGCCATGGAAAAAAAGAAGTTCACTGCTGGGGCCAAACTGGGTTATTCACTCCACTCTGCTGAGAATCCTGACTGGTCCAACAAACTCAATTAT GGAAAAAAGAGGAGACGAATCCGAACCAAACCATGA